The genomic window ACCCCTTCGCAGCAGTTACCCCTTCGCAGCAGTTACCCCTTCGCAGCAGTTACCCCTTCGCAGCAGTTACCCCTTCGCAGCAGTTACCCCTTCGCAGCAGTTACCCCTTCGCAGGAGTTACCATTTCGCCATGGTGAGACGGCTGGCCCAGCTGGCGGCACTGCTTGTCGTGCTGACCCTGCAATGCCTCCACACAGAAGCGATAGAGGTTTACCTCACCGTGCGGCccaaaaaagtgaaatgcTTAAAGGAGCGAATTAATAAGGACACACTTGTGGTGGCGAAATTCAAAACAGACAACAAAAATTCACCCATATCTATATTCATCTACGACGCAGACATATACGAAAAATCCTTCAACTTCCAAAAAAAGTTACCACTCTTTGAAACGATTAATGAGCATGATATTAAGACGGCCTTCACAACATTCTACACAACTTCCTACTCCTTCTGTGCATATAACAGTACCAATAAAGTTATGGATGTGCTTTTTGAAATAAAGCATGGCACAGAAGCAAGGGATTATGCGCAAATAGCCAAGACGGAACACCTGAATGAAGCCACCATATACTTAAAGCAAATAGTTGACCAGATGAGTAACTTCCACTTGAATTTGAAAAGAATTAAAGCATCGGaggagaatgaaaagaagtcCAGTGATAAGCTCAATGACACCCTCATGTGGTTTTCCCTCATGAATATTCTAATTATTATTGTTGCCGCGATTATTCAGGATTTCTACTTCAAGCGGTTCTTCACATCGAAGAAGATTATATGACGTGCGTATCGGTTGAGCAGACACGACGTTGCAGCGTAGGGAGGATTCCCCCTACGTCAGCTTCGAATTCGTTGGGCCCAGTTCTACACCTGCTTACACGGGGAAGAGACCCCCTTAACCGCAAAGTGGATAGCAAGTTGTCCCATTTTGCTCCCCATTTGCCGCTTCACTTTTCCACCCCGTTTTTACGAGGATGGCGCGATTGTCACCCCACCaaattgccccttttttttatgtcattaaaacgttaaaaaaataatttttgaagAACCCCTCACAAGAGGGCAAACAAGTTATGTgcttgacaaaaaaaaaaggatgaaaatagGACATTGCAGGGGGATTTGTTTTACCCCCTGCAGTTGGTAGCCATTTCCGAAAAGCAACCTCAGTGGTAGTGCACATTGACCTGCACGTCGGGCAGGCTAACTTCCCTCCCTGCACTGTCCGTAGCGAAGATATGCAACACGTATGTGCTCGTCTCTGCATATGAATTTGCATCTCCCTTGAATAGCTCACGCAGAATAACGGAGAGGCTTTTCCGTCCCGAGTGTCTAAAAGAGGGCAACTGAAATTTCGTGTAAATGATTTTGTCCCTCACCCCAATTGTCTGAATAGATACACCGAACAGAACCTCCAGGGATGCCACCAGTTCGTCCAACGTGACGTCCTCCCTAGTTTCTTTACTCCTCATGTTTATAAATGCTTTTGCTTGGGTGCTCATTTGTtccgtattttttttcactttttttaaagtgttCACTAGATCGGCTAGtgccttttccccctccgcCTTGGAAAactttcctccatttctGCTCTGCTCCATCATTAGGTGcaagttcttttttatgtcgCAAATGTGTACAGATGCTTCCTGAAGAGACGCTTCATCTTCGGATGCGGTAGCCACCGTGTGGAGATCATTCAGGATGGAGTCTGCCAAGTTGGTTGCCTCGTTCGTACCACTCATCACGTTGTGGATCACCCCGGGAGGCGCTTTCTTCGTCACCTTTTGCAACGCCCTACTCACCTCGGCCAGCTTGCCCACCACGTAATGCTCCCCCTTTTGGTAGTCGAACGGACCAACGGGCAGTCCGCACTCCCCCACGGTGCACTCCCCGTTAcccttcctctttccccCTCTAGGATAAATATCAACATAGAGATAGTTCCAAACGGAAAACTGAAATCTCCTCATCAATTCTGACGCTGCCTTTTCATAAGACAAGGGGGGGCACACACTATTCAGCTCAgaatgggtaaaaaaattatcctccAAATTCACATAATGGTTGTTAACTTCGCTCGACAAGATTTCTAGCTTGTCGTAGGGCacgttaaaaaaggagaatatcacttttccgttttttctaatgtagaccttccttccgtATGTGTAAATGGTTAGGTCTTTTAACTTTTCCTCGCGAAATTGAGTTAGATCCTCTGGGGTGGGTTCCTCGCGCCGTAAAGATTGGCTCCTTGGGTggttttcccccatttgggcTTTCCTCCCACGCGACTGCATCAAATGGGCCAACTTGTACAACTCGAGGGACGCCAACGCAGAAATCGCCGAAACGACCGTCACGATAGACGGCACAATGTTGTTGCAGACTTTAAAAAACTCCAGCATGGGAAGCTGAGCAAAGTTGTAGTTTTCGTTCCGTATGTTCGTCAGGCTGAACACGAAGTTTATGTCGTCCTTGTCGTCCTGCAGGTTACAAATCAGGGGGGTGAGCAGAGCTACTTCCTTACCGCCGCGGGTAGTTGCATTGGCCGTCACACCTGCTTCTTTTCCCACCTCGTCCTTCTGGCGCTGAACCCACCGTAGAGCCAAAATAAACACAGGGTTGTTGAACAGGTCTAAGAGTTCCCTCTCGATGGAAGCGTAGAACTCCCGGTCGGTATTCTTCCGGATGACAGAGAGGAAGTAGAGCAGCCGCTTCACATCCACGCGCAAATCATTCTTCGACACAATTTCTCCTATGGCGTCCTCAAAGGAGGGCAATTTGGAGGTCCCCACTTGCTCatccttaaaaaagaagacacCCCCATACTGACTGTTctggctagccaaaatgtctatcaaatttttgaaaacttttttaaaaattttcaacgcACATTGGTAGAAGAGTAAGtgatttttatttccctgcTGGAAGGAAACCGGCTTTGGCAACTTCTGCACTTCTTCAAAATACTTGTGCAATTCTGCTTCGTTGTTTTTCAGCAAGTGGATAATATTTCTCACAAAGGTGTTTTCCCAGAGGAgttccacatttttgtgaacGTCGGAATTgaaatacatttttgttaatttaaaaaagtggagCAAATTGCTCACATTATCGTAGGTGCATAACTGTCcaataaaagaaacagggtcatttaaaaatttattcatttttatcacATTGTCTGTAAAATAATGGTTATAAACGCTTCTTGCAAACTGGATTACATGCTTGGGGTGTTTGGGGAAGGATGTAATGGTGCATGAGTTATTCGCCTCCTGGTCGGCTTCCCCATTGGTCGAGTTACTTGTGTAAGTCTCACTTGCGAAGGGGATAACTATTTGGCTACTTCCCTTCAGACCCTCTATGCCCGCTTCGACCATTGGAATGGAATTCATCACGCAGAATGTGTCACACACTGCTCTGCTTTGGAAATTGTCCAAACAGAGGATGCACACAATGGGGGTGGTGCTTCTCCTCATAGgcgatcttttttttattttctccttccagtTAGGTCCCTCCAAGGATGTACCACCGTTTATGTGTGTCTCCTTTTGGTCATTACCCCTCGAGTGAGAAAACAACCAATTCAGAAGCAAGCCCCGGTTCCCCAATATAGATTCATCCACCTTCATTTTCACAAAGCCAC from Plasmodium coatneyi strain Hackeri chromosome 12, complete sequence includes these protein-coding regions:
- a CDS encoding Ubiquitin-activating enzyme, whose translation is MNFVSKQFCLLILWVILHTASPSNCRISNYNTVKVDSGRLSLPVCDVFNNKQNIQRRHFAVRRKKWKGSIQNLSKLCSIQVKREDNKSKNCSTSKKCSLENVASGFKNAKGGSFEGGLTDVLQGDAPKKWPQLSEHTKGLHRKKPSLCDTASHMNNSTRRAKGQTTKQQVLNCDSDHPNEETLSPNGVDLLQKEKKYSRQIYTHGYEEEKKIRKSKILVIGLNGVSSEICKNLILCGVKEIGIYDNDILSVDDVDNLFFCEKKFIDKEKKSIACVQNMRKLNDNCKIEVVTSVENAMQHYDVVVSANQRDQFNIKLNNLCRGGSVKGEKKKFICVNTVGLFGRIFVDFGQFTYSTSNNNGESYDISKVELAGDDHVVLHLLPNYGEVHLSEKDVLILRVQDSNQQVVNIPCEITDVCKGSNKIRVSILKKKNALDTFVGYLIPRRVVQYVERMSHHLGIRLFEKLRKMLQGKSSNQCVQEILLKNAPRNMSIKKVPEQVRLNYQSLEEYLNGVRRKLDRGKSYSPWSLLMTLFNRPDEGDQVSDEELCFLCYEEMIKHKKGEKIFTPEDIQAFQNWCKKKKKNMNIQVVNEFCSAAHIELSPFSAFFGSLVTQEILKGVSQKFKPIHQTFFFDKRDLFRYAKITHKYHGRHMHQLNFFGPQFQKYLNELNVLLVGSGALGCEFLKLLALMGVSSRSGISPGGRIQVVDYDLIEESNLSRQFLFGSKDVGKLKCQVAAENIKKLNPDVNCGFVKMKVDESILGNRGLLLNWLFSHSRGNDQKETHINGGTSLEGPNWKEKIKKRSPMRRSTTPIVCILCLDNFQSRAVCDTFCVMNSIPMVEAGIEGLKGSSQIVIPFASETYTSNSTNGEADQEANNSCTITSFPKHPKHVIQFARSVYNHYFTDNVIKMNKFLNDPVSFIGQLCTYDNVSNLLHFFKLTKMYFNSDVHKNVELLWENTFVRNIIHLLKNNEAELHKYFEEVQKLPKPVSFQQGNKNHLLFYQCALKIFKKVFKNLIDILASQNSQYGGVFFFKDEQVGTSKLPSFEDAIGEIVSKNDLRVDVKRLLYFLSVIRKNTDREFYASIERELLDLFNNPVFILALRWVQRQKDEVGKEAGVTANATTRGGKEVALLTPLICNLQDDKDDINFVFSLTNIRNENYNFAQLPMLEFFKVCNNIVPSIVTVVSAISALASLELYKLAHLMQSRGRKAQMGENHPRSQSLRREEPTPEDLTQFREEKLKDLTIYTYGRKVYIRKNGKVIFSFFNVPYDKLEILSSEVNNHYVNLEDNFFTHSELNSVCPPLSYEKAASELMRRFQFSVWNYLYVDIYPRGGKRKGNGECTVGECGLPVGPFDYQKGEHYVVGKLAEVSRALQKVTKKAPPGVIHNVMSGTNEATNLADSILNDLHTVATASEDEASLQEASVHICDIKKNLHLMMEQSRNGGKFSKAEGEKALADLVNTLKKVKKNTEQMSTQAKAFINMRSKETREDVTLDELVASLEVLFGVSIQTIGVRDKIIYTKFQLPSFRHSGRKSLSVILRELFKGDANSYAETSTYVLHIFATDSAGREVSLPDVQVNVHYH
- a CDS encoding Transmembrane protein Tmp21-like protein; protein product: MVRRLAQLAALLVVLTLQCLHTEAIEVYLTVRPKKVKCLKERINKDTLVVAKFKTDNKNSPISIFIYDADIYEKSFNFQKKLPLFETINEHDIKTAFTTFYTTSYSFCAYNSTNKVMDVLFEIKHGTEARDYAQIAKTEHLNEATIYLKQIVDQMSNFHLNLKRIKASEENEKKSSDKLNDTLMWFSLMNILIIIVAAIIQDFYFKRFFTSKKII